The window ATCAAGACAAAAAATGACCCACTGAAGATATAGTGATTTGTTCGCATATGAAgttattcttttttatttcaGAGCCTTAAACAAGCGACTTAATGTTAATTCCAAGCTTGTTGTATTCTGATAGTATTTATAGATTGTCAAAAATCTTGCATACATGATAGTGATATATTTATAATGATATGGCCTTCAAATGATGCAAGATGTTTATTTCAGAGCATTAAACACGTCGTGCAATGCATATTTATTACTTTGATCAGGAAAAGAGGGAGAATACATGTTGATGTCACATAAAAAAAAGCCCTGACAAATGATTCAAAATACAAATCTGTTTTCTCCCAAGCAAATGATTCTTTTGTAAAATAGTTGATGCACATCTCCAATATATTAATtccatttttctttcaaaatataatatctttATACAGTTTTGAGCTTTATTACAActatattctattttaaaacggaaaataaattaatgaattcatttttatttcattattcaATGCAAAAATATAGTAGAGTTACAGAACATTTTATTTCAAATTCTGTTTTGGAATCAAACAGACATGCATGTATCTTATGGCAAACTCAGTAGATCAACATGAATGTAGGTAACAttctttttaaacataaataaaaagtacatgTTTGTTTGGGGGCAATAAGAAGAATAGTTAATGTGTTTTTTTGCTGGTTATTATAGTATAAAACCTGGTTTTTTAACATTGTTCGTATGGCATGTTATAGGCCAGGGGCAACATGTTGAAGGCGTCGACACAATCTGTTGTGGTTGTTAggttataaaaagaaaatattagtcTACTAACTGAATATCATTCGTTGCAAACATTTCTTATAGCTTAACGTATTCGAATTCGTTCGCAAAACTAATTTCTATGTTTATATCCATAGCCAGACTGTTAGGAAGAGTTAGTAGTGGTTGGTCAGAACATATTTATCCTTCAGTTGGATTTTAGTATAATTAAATAGATATGAAAATCAATTGTGATTTGACTTTTTTAGATAGATCTGTCGTGAAGATAACTTGTGTAATGGTTGTGAACATCAAATGGTGTGGAATTATGTGAAGTTTCAACCTCCTGAAAGTCAATACAAATTTGTTAGTAAAGAACATAAATCGAATTGTTAATTCAGTTCATGAAAAAGACTCTTGTCCCTCaacttttattaaataaaaagatttcttttttttttgtttgaagacAATCCAAGATTCACAATCTATAGAATAATTTTTGGTTCATCGTTTTAcatgaaatttataaaaataaagtcgaATAAATTGGAGAATAATAGAACTAAACATCACGTTTTATAAGATTTATAAACTTTAATATAAGATTATTCGTTTATAAAACGACAATAAAAAAGCTAAAACAGACAATCAGACAAACGGCTCTGTAACTAAAactacttcttcttctcttggttTTGTCCGATTTGATCAAGAACATGAGTTGGTGGTGGGCTGGTGCCATCGGAGCTGCCAAGGTACATTCATCCATTGATCCTTCTCCTTCATACTCAActcatttataaaaatcttattttttttcgcAGAAAAAAATAGACGATAACTATGAGCCGACGCAAAGCTACCAGAGCGTCGCACTCATCATCGGCGTCACCGGAATCATCGGAAACAGCCTCGCCGAGATTCTCCCTCTCTCCGACACACCCGGCGGTCCATGGAAAGTCTACGGCGTCGCTCCCAGTCCTCGTCCCACCTGGAAAGCCGATCATCCCGTTGGTTACATCCAGTGCGACGTCTCCAACGCTGAAGAAACACGATCAAAGCTTTCTCCTTTAACAGACGTCACAGACGTCTTCTACGTCACGTGCACAAACCTTGAGAGCGAGGCTAACGGCTCCACGCTACGTAACGTCCTCCGCGCGGTTGTCCCGAGCGCAAAGAATCTCCGACACGTTTGTCTCCAGACAGGGACCAATCACTACAAGTCTCTTGATCCTCCTTTCACGGAGGATATGCCGAGGTTGAAGATTAAGAGTAACTTCTATTACACTCTGGAGGATGTTCTGTTTGAagagatcaagaagaagaaagagagtagTACCGTGACTTGGTCTGTGCATAGACCGAACACTATCTTTGGATTCTCTCCTTACAGTTTGACGAACGTTGTGGGGACTCTCTGCGTCTACGCAGCCATATGCAAGCAAGAAGGGTCTCCGTTGCTTTTCCCTGGGAGCAAGGCGGCGTGGGAAGGATACACCGCAGCCTCGGACGCTGACTTGGTCGCCGAGCAGCAGATTTGGGCTGCGGTTGATCCGTACGCCAAGAACGAGGCGTTTAACTGCAACAACGGTGATGTTTTCAAGTGGAAACATCTCTGGAAGGTTCTTGCTGAGAGGTTTGGGATCGAGAAGTATGGATTTGAGGAAGGGAAGAACGTTGGGTTGGTGAAGATGATGAAAGGGAAAGAGAGAGTGTGGGAAGAGGTGGTGAAGAAGAATCAGTTGCAAGAGAAAAAGCTTGAGGATGTTGGTGTGTGGTGGTTTGCTGATGATGTGCTAGGTGTTGAAGGGATGATTGATAGTATGAACAAGAGTAAAGAACATGGCTTCCTTGGTTTCAGAAACTCCAAGAACTCTTTCATCTCGTGGATTGATAAGTACAAGGCTTTCAAGATCGTGCCTTGATTCATCTTTCATACAAATACCACAACAAAAGTGGATGTAtctcttgttttcttcttcgttttatgttattttttttctcgGTTCTTTACTTGTGTGcagaaagataaaaataaaggCGGGTTTCATTTGTCTTTTGAATTTTACTATTTTGGGATAGTTTTGGCTTATATACATTGTTTTGTTCACTTGGAGTTATCTCAAATCTCTCgttagaaaattttattatttatggtttGACTGTAGTCAGCTTTAGCCTTTAGCTTAATGTCACGTATAGAATCAAAACCAAAGGAAAACTATTAGGAGGAATATAAGTCTCCTTGCTTGCTTCATAGGTCAGCTTAGCATTATCTTCACACCATAAATCAGCCAATTCACACAAACAcgaatagattttttttttaaatgtttttgtttgCTGCAACTCCTATTAGAACAATGGGTGATGATGATAACGAATTATTTAGAACACTAGCCAAACCAAGTTGCATCAAATGGTCTATTTCAGCATTTATGATTATCTTTGagaaacatagatttttttagGTCCCATTTTTTTATGCAAGAATAGATTGCCTTTGTATTCCCAAAGAGCCTTCTTCAATCCTTGCCTGCTTAAACAATGGATTCACCTTTCAGCTGAAACTATTTCTTATACTAAGTTATCTTGAAGCTAGAAAAAGGATTAGATAACTAGATGTTGGAAAGAAAGATACAATAAATCGCTGACGCAAATACATTATTTACTAATTAGTTTTACCATTTTTGCTGAAAGCAACACCAGTTGTGCCTAAGGTGGTCGGATCTTCTAATGATCCTGAATTAGGAGGTAAGACCGGTATCTTCCCTACCTGTAGAGAGAGAGGGAACGGAGAATAAGTCTGAGTTTTAAGACCTTAATAACCATTAAAGATATCAAGATGAATTTCAAACCCTCAAAAATCTAACAACTCACAGTATTCATCAGTCCAGGAATCTCTTTTGAAACAAGTGCAAGATACTTCTCCATTGCCTCCTCTTGACTCATGTTTCCAAGTTTTTGCCAGGCATTCCTATCCCAAAGGGTAAGCATTGTTTGTCACTTACACATAGCAGTTATTGAACATGCTATAAAAGCTACATAATTGCTGATTCTTTCCTAACCAGATGATTAGGTACCATATAAAGCTTTGTCCCTCCTAGTTTTCTAGTGTATGGACTCTCTCCTTCTATATCAGGAATATGAGCTATAATAACTATTAAAACATGGGATACGTATGGTACCATTTAGCACGAGCAGAGACCATGATGGCCATAGGCTGCGTCTCTCGGCATGACCCTTCAGTGGCGATCATGTACAAACCGTACAACTCCATCTTAACCTCGTCACCAACTTCTTCTGCTTTCCCGGATACTTCCAAAAGACTTGAAGTAGCCGCAAAGGCTTTCTCCAGTTCACTCCTCTCGATTCCTTCCCAatcatcatcctcttcttcttcaatgctCAActcctttttctcttctttatcTCCTTCTTTAGTATTAAACTCCATCTTATTCTCACTCTCCTCCACTGTATTACTTTCTTCAACTCTAACATCCTCAGATTCTGCGACTACGAGTTCTCCACTTATTACGTCTTCTTCACTTCTCACCTCTTCTCCATCAATCATTATCTCCTCTGCTCTCACGTTTTCCAACGAGACAGAAGCAGTGGACTCAGCTCCCACCGTCCGAACATTAAACTCTTCCGCCGCGTCTCTCTGTTTATCTTCTCCACAAACCATCATCTCCTCTGCTATCACATTTTCCGGCGAGCCAGCCGCCGATGACTCATCAGATGTAACCACCCAGTCTTCCCCTTTAGTCCCTTCCTTGACCTCATCAACAACTCGATCAGCTTCGCTTCCAAACCGATCAACACGCTCCACATTCtcatcaacaacaacagctCCGAGTCTCCTCTCGCTCTGCACCACCGGAGCATCCACTTTCAAACCAGAACAAAGCTCCTCCTCCACGGCAACAACGCCGATCTCGGTTTCCTCCGCCTGATCGTTTACTACTCCACCGCTGTTCCCAACCATAGACACAGACACGAGCTTGGCCACGAGGAAAGAAAACAGAACAGCCACAACCGCCGTGAGAAGCATCTCCAGGAAAAACTCCATGATCGGATGACTCAAAAGAGTAAAGCAGAGATACTAAGGATCTAATGAAGGAAGAAAGGAATaaatgaaagagaagaagaaagcataTTCGTGGTAGACTCTTCGGCTTTTTAATTGCGACACAGCGGGTCCGACAGGAACAGGACTTCTCAACACCTAACTGCTGTCGATGCTGACCTGGCTGTTACGGTTAACGCTTATCCCCTTCGCCCAAGTGGCTCCAGGCTCCTTATGCATGGCGCCGCTTTTTCTTTGGGCTCTATAAAACACTCAATGGGCCTctacataagcccattactcgATATAGGCAAACAAACCTTTGTTTTAGACCTCACTCTTATCTAGATGACCCAAAGAGTCATCACTCTCTTTTTTTGAGCAACTAAAGTCATCACACTCTTATTTTTGTTCTTGTCTTGTTTATTTTTCTAGAAGAAGAATATGTAAGAGGTGTGGATTTCACCTTGCCCCAATCCGATACAGAATCTGATAAATTGTACGATCCACGAGTCGAAAAGTTAGAAATTGCAGAAGCGTTATAATTTGAacgaaaaataattattaataaaaaaagatagAATCTGATAAATTATATGATCCACGAGTCGAAAAGATAAAAATTACGAAAGCGTTATAATCTGAAcggaaaagaataaaaaaaattaaaagatagaaTCTGAAAATTACACAATCCACGAGTCAAAAAGATAGAAATCCCGGAAGCGTTATAATCTGaacggaaaaaaaaagacaatttaGATAGAATCTTAAAATTACACAATACACGAGTCGAAAAATAAAAGTTGCAGAAGCGTTATAGTTTGAACGGAAAAGTAATTATGAAAGTAGaaacaaaactcaaaaca of the Brassica rapa cultivar Chiifu-401-42 chromosome A03, CAAS_Brap_v3.01, whole genome shotgun sequence genome contains:
- the LOC103861470 gene encoding acyl-CoA-binding domain-containing protein 3 isoform X6, with the protein product MEFFLEMLLTAVVAVLFSFLVAKLVSVSMVGNSGGVVNDQAEETEIGVVAVEEELCSGLKVDAPVVQSERRLGAVVVDENVERVDRFGSEADRVVDEVKEGTKGEDWVVTSDESSAAGSPENVIAEEMMVCGEDKQRDAAEEFNVRTVGAESTASVSLENVRAEEIMIDGEEVRSEEDVISGELVVAESEDVRVEESNTVEESENKMEFNTKEGDKEEKKELSIEEEEDDDWEGIERSELEKAFAATSSLLEVSGKAEEVGDEVKMELYGLYMIATEGSCRETQPMAIMVSARAKWNAWQKLGNMSQEEAMEKYLALVSKEIPGLMNTVGKIPVLPPNSGSLEDPTTLGTTGVAFSKNGG
- the LOC103861471 gene encoding 3-oxo-Delta(4,5)-steroid 5-beta-reductase-like translates to MSWWWAGAIGAAKKKIDDNYEPTQSYQSVALIIGVTGIIGNSLAEILPLSDTPGGPWKVYGVAPSPRPTWKADHPVGYIQCDVSNAEETRSKLSPLTDVTDVFYVTCTNLESEANGSTLRNVLRAVVPSAKNLRHVCLQTGTNHYKSLDPPFTEDMPRLKIKSNFYYTLEDVLFEEIKKKKESSTVTWSVHRPNTIFGFSPYSLTNVVGTLCVYAAICKQEGSPLLFPGSKAAWEGYTAASDADLVAEQQIWAAVDPYAKNEAFNCNNGDVFKWKHLWKVLAERFGIEKYGFEEGKNVGLVKMMKGKERVWEEVVKKNQLQEKKLEDVGVWWFADDVLGVEGMIDSMNKSKEHGFLGFRNSKNSFISWIDKYKAFKIVP
- the LOC103861470 gene encoding acyl-CoA-binding domain-containing protein 3 isoform X3, whose amino-acid sequence is MEFFLEMLLTAVVAVLFSFLVAKLVSVSMVGNSGGVVNDQAEETEIGVVAVEEELCSGLKVDAPVVQSERRLGAVVVDENVERVDRFGSEADRVVDEVKEGTKGEDWVVTSDESSAAGSPENVIAEEMMVCGEDKQRDAAEEFNVRTVGAESTASVSLENVRAEEIMIDGEEVRSEEDVISGELVVAESEDVRVEESNTVEESENKMEFNTKEGDKEEKKELSIEEEEDDDWEGIERSELEKAFAATSSLLEVSGKAEEVGDEVKMELYGLYMIATEGSCRETQPMAIMVSARAKWNAWQKLGNMSQEEAMEKYLALVSKEIPGLMNTVGKIPVLPPNSGSLEDPTTLGTTGVAFSKNGKD
- the LOC103861470 gene encoding acyl-CoA-binding domain-containing protein 3 isoform X2 — protein: MEFFLEMLLTAVVAVLFSFLVAKLVSVSMVGNSGGVVNDQAEETEIGVVAVEEELCSGLKVDAPVVQSERRLGAVVVDENVERVDRFGSEADRVVDEVKEGTKGEDWVVTSDESSAAGSPENVIAEEMMVCGEDKQRDAAEEFNVRTVGAESTASVSLENVRAEEIMIDGEEVRSEEDVISGELVVAESEDVRVEESNTVEESENKMEFNTKEGDKEEKKELSIEEEEDDDWEGIERSELEKAFAATSSLLEVSGKAEEVGDEVKMELYGLYMIATEGSCRETQPMAIMVSARAKWNAWQKLGNMSQEEAMEKYLALVSKEIPGLMNTVGKIPVLPPNSGSLEDPTTLGTTGVAFSKNAGKD
- the LOC103861470 gene encoding acyl-CoA-binding domain-containing protein 3 isoform X4, producing the protein MEFFLEMLLTAVVAVLFSFLVAKLVSVSMVGNSGGVVNDQAEETEIGVVAVEEELCSGLKVDAPVVQSERRLGAVVVDENVERVDRFGSEADRVVDEVKEGTKGEDWVVTSDESSAAGSPENVIAEEMMVCGEDKQRDAAEEFNVRTVGAESTASVSLENVRAEEIMIDGEEVRSEEDVISGELVVAESEDVRVEESNTVEESENKMEFNTKEGDKEEKKELSIEEEEDDDWEGIERSELEKAFAATSSLLEVSGKAEEVGDEVKMELYGLYMIATEGSCRETQPMAIMVSARAKWNAWQKLGNMSQEEAMEKYLALVSKEIPGLMNTVGKIPVLPPNSGSLEDPTTLGTTGVAFSKNAER
- the LOC103861470 gene encoding acyl-CoA-binding domain-containing protein 3 isoform X5 — its product is MEFFLEMLLTAVVAVLFSFLVAKLVSVSMVGNSGGVVNDQAEETEIGVVAVEEELCSGLKVDAPVVQSERRLGAVVVDENVERVDRFGSEADRVVDEVKEGTKGEDWVVTSDESSAAGSPENVIAEEMMVCGEDKQRDAAEEFNVRTVGAESTASVSLENVRAEEIMIDGEEVRSEEDVISGELVVAESEDVRVEESNTVEESENKMEFNTKEGDKEEKKELSIEEEEDDDWEGIERSELEKAFAATSSLLEVSGKAEEVGDEVKMELYGLYMIATEGSCRETQPMAIMVSARAKWNAWQKLGNMSQEEAMEKYLALVSKEIPGLMNTVGKIPVLPPNSGSLEDPTTLGTTGVAFSKNASR
- the LOC103861470 gene encoding acyl-CoA-binding domain-containing protein 3 isoform X1, whose amino-acid sequence is MEFFLEMLLTAVVAVLFSFLVAKLVSVSMVGNSGGVVNDQAEETEIGVVAVEEELCSGLKVDAPVVQSERRLGAVVVDENVERVDRFGSEADRVVDEVKEGTKGEDWVVTSDESSAAGSPENVIAEEMMVCGEDKQRDAAEEFNVRTVGAESTASVSLENVRAEEIMIDGEEVRSEEDVISGELVVAESEDVRVEESNTVEESENKMEFNTKEGDKEEKKELSIEEEEDDDWEGIERSELEKAFAATSSLLEVSGKAEEVGDEVKMELYGLYMIATEGSCRETQPMAIMVSARAKWNAWQKLGNMSQEEAMEKYLALVSKEIPGLMNTVGKIPVLPPNSGSLEDPTTLGTTGVAFSKNGKTN